Below is a genomic region from Neorhizobium galegae.
TGTCAGTCTCGCAGTCAGGCGGGCTTATGCCATTGCACTCGACGACCGATTTCCGACCGGTCTGAGCCCACCATCGCGCGCCTCCGTTACTCTTTCGGAGGCGACCGCCCCAGTCAAACTACCCACCATACACTGTCCCGGATCCGGATGACGGACCGCGGTTAGACATCCATGACGATAAGGGTGGTATTTCAAGGATGGCTCCACGAGAACTGGCGTCCCCGCTTCAAAGCCTACCACCTATCCTACACATGCCGACACGAATGCCAGTGTAAAGCTATAGTAAAGGTGCACGGGGTCTTTCCGTCTGACCGCAGGAACCCCGCATCTTCACGGGGAATTCAATTTCACTGAGTCTATGTTGGAGACAGCGGGGAAGTCGTTACGCCATTCGTGCAGGTCGGAACTTACCCGACAAGGAATTTCGCTACCTTAGGACCGTTATAGTTACGGCCGCCGTTTACTGGGGCTTCGATTCAAAGCTTGCACCTCTCCTCTTAACCTTCCAGCACCGGGCAGGCGTCAGACCCTATACGTCGTCTTTAGACTTCGCAGAGCCCTGTGTTTTTGATAAACAGTCGCTACCCCCTGGTCTGTGCCACCCCATTATGGTTGCCCAAAATGGGGTCACGCTTCTTCCGAAGTTACGCGTGCAATTTGCCGAGTTCCTTCAACATAGTTCTCTCAAGCGCCTTGGTATACTCTACCTGACCACCTGTGTCGGTTTCGGGTACGGTCTATACGGTGGAGCTATTTCCTGGAACCGCCCCACTGCCCAACCAATCCAATAAGGTTGAACAATTTTTGCGATCCGTCACTACCACCAGGCCCACGAATATTAACGTGGTTCCCATCACCTACGCATTTCTGCCTCGGCTTAGGGGCCGGCTAACCCTGCTCAGATTAACTTTAAGCAGGAACCCTTGGTCTTTCGGCGAGAGGGTCTCTCACCCTCTTTATCGTTACTCATGTCAACATTCGCACTTCCGATACCTCCAGAGGCCCTCACGGGTCCTCCTTCACAGGCTTACGGAACGCTCCGCTACCACACGTGACAAGTCACGTATCCTCAGCTTCGGTGCATGGCTTTAGCCCCGTTACATTTTCGGCGCAAAGACCCTTAATTAGACCAGTGAGCTGTTACGCTTTCTTTAAATGATGGCTGCTTCTAAGCCAACATCCTGGTTGTTTTGGGATCCTCACATCCTTTCCCACTTAGCCATGACTTGGGGACCTTAGCTGGAGGTCAGGGTTGTTTCCCTTTTCACGACGGACGTTAGCACCCGCCGTGTGTCTGCCGATTAGTACTCCCGGGTATTCGGAGTTTGGTTAGGATCAGTAAGACGGTGAGTCCCCATAGCCCATCCAGTGCTCTACCCCCCGGGGTATTCGATCGACGCACTACCTAAATAGTTTTCGCGGAGAACCAGCTATTTCCGAGTTTGATTGGCCTTTCACCCCTAGCCACAAGTCATCCCAATCTATTGCAACAGATGCGGGTTCGGTCCTCCAGTTGGTGTTACCCAACCTTCAACCTGCTCATGGCTAGATCACTCGGTTTCGGGTCTAATGCAACTAACTGAACGCCCTGTTCAGACTCGCTTTCGCTGCGCCTACACCTACCGGCTTAAGCTTGCTAGTTACACTAAGTCGTTGACCCATTATACAAAAGGTACGCCGTCAGGGTTGCCCCCTCCGACTGTTTGTAGGCATCCGGTTTCAGGTTCTATTTCACTCCCCTTGTCGGGGTGCTTTTCACCTTTCCCTCACGGTACTTGTTCGCTATCGGTCATGCACGAGTACTTAGGCTTGGAGAGTGGTCTCCCCATGTTCAGACAGGATTTCACGTGTCCCGCCCTACTCTAGGACAATCAGTGTTCTACGCCTACGGGGCTATCACCCGCTACGGCCGCCTTTTCCAAAGCGTTCGGCTTTATTCCTGATTGCCACTGGCCTGGTCCGTGTTCGCTCGCCACTACTTACGGAGTCTCGGTTGATGTCCTTTCCTGCAGGTACTTAGATGTTTCAGTTCCCTGCGTTCGCTTCTTACCCCTATGTATTCGAAGGTAAGATACCTTTTAACAATACCTAGAAACCTAAACCGTCCCGAAAGACGGTTTAAACTTTCTAGGTATCTAAGGTGGGTTGCCCCATTCGGAGATCCATGGATCAAAGCTCATTCGCAGCTCCCCACGGCTTATCGCAGCGTATCACGTCCTTCTTCGCCTGTGCATGCCAAGGCATCCACCAAATGCCCTTACGACACTTAATCGTTCTCATTGCCAATGCTCATCAATATAGCCACCCATCGGGCTTTCAGACCCAATGCGTGGCGGACCGGTTACCTTTTACAACCAGCCCTTCTCATGATGCCATCGACGTGTTCGACCTGATCACTTTATTGGAACTACGCCGAGCAGTTCGCTTGTGTCAGGTCTTTAAGACCAGCTTCTCGAGATATGATCCAGGACCGCGCGGTCAGGCAACGGCCATCAGTAAGTCATCAGAGCCATTCTTCAGGACAAGTCCCTCAAAACGACAACAACGACCGACCAGAGTGACAAGCTTCCTACCTACTCCGATCCCTCTTTCGTATCCGGCCGGCTAGGCCATCAACGACATCATTGGAACCGGCATCGGACATCCTTGGGTTAAACCCAAAAATACCTGGAAGCCTCCAGATCAATCTTCTCTTCACGATTTTTGCAGAACAGGCACAGACGCAGATCGCGTCGTGCAAACTTGTTTTTCTTCAGAAGACAAAGGCGGCAAACCAACAACGGGTTCACCCATACAGGCCAGAGGCCGTCGCCGATCGTTCGGCGGCCCGTCCGGAGCGCAGCGGCCAAAGGCCGCGACAGCGTCAGGACAATATATGGTGGAGCTGAGCGGGATCGAACCGCTGACCCCCTGCTTGCAAAGCAGGTGCTCTCCCAGCTGAGCTACAGCCCCAATCACTTGGGAACAGCTTGCAGCCGACAGCGTCAGCACAAAGCCCGTTCATCAACACCATAATCCGCGCGCCATTCAACTGTGTTCGCCACCCGTGCGGCGCCAAGCCATCTGCTTTTCAACAAATGGTGGGCCCGGGTAGACTCGAACTACCGACCCCACGCTTATCAAGCGTGTGCTCTAACCAACTGAGCTACGGGCCCATTCAGTCAAACCGGTCGTGCGGTTTTTTGTCTTCTTGAAGAAAGAGAAACGTAGTCGGCGGGTTCGCCATACCATCCGATTACCGAAGTAATTCCGTGGCGTATTGCGTTTCGATGGTCACCTGACTGGTGCCATCTATTGTTCTAAAAAGCACGGGAAGGTTCATACCGGGCCATGCCTTGCGACATGTGCCGGTCGTCTTACCGTTCCACAGCTTCCTTAGAAAGGAGGTGATCCAGCCGCAGGTTCCCCTACGGCTACCTTGTTACGACTTCACCCCAGTCGCTGACCCTACCGTGGTTAGCTGCCTCCTTGCGGTTAGCGCACTACCTTCGGGTAAAACCAACTCCCATGGTGTGACGGGCGGTGTGTACAAGGCCCGGGAACGTATTCACCGCGGCGTGCTGATCCGCGATTACTAGCGATTCCAACTTCATGCACTCGAGTTGCAGAGTGCAATCCGAACTGAGATGGCTTTTGGAGATTAGCTCGGGATCGCTCCTTCGCTGCCCACTGTCACCACCATTGTAGCACGTGTGTAGCCCAGCCCGTAAGGGCCATGAGGACTTGACGTCATCCCCACCTTCCTCTCGGCTTATCACCGGCAGTCCCCTTAGAGTGCCCAACTGAATGCTGGCAACTAAGGGCGAGGGTTGCGCTCGTTGCGGGACTTAACCCAACATCTCACGACACGAGCTGACGACAGCCATGCAGCACCTGTGTCCCGGTCCCCGAAGGGAACACTACATCTCTGTAGCTAGCCGGGCATGTCAAGGGCTGGTAAGGTTCTGCGCGTTGCTTCGAATTAAACCACATGCTCCACCGCTTGTGCGGGCCCCCGTCAATTCCTTTGAGTTTTAATCTTGCGACCGTACTCCCCAGGCGGAATGTTTAATGCGTTAGCTGCGCCACCGACAAGTAAACTTGCCGACGGCTAACATTCATCGTTTACGGCGTGGACTACCAGGGTATCTAATCCTGTTTGCTCCCCACGCTTTCGCACCTCAGCGTCAGTAATGGACCAGTAAGCCGCCTTCGCCACTGGTGTTCCTGCGAATATCTACGAATTTCACCTCTACACTCGCAATTCCACTTACCTCTTCCATACTCAAGATACCCAGTATCAAAGGCAGTTCCAGAGTTGAGCTCTGGGATTTCACCCCTGACTTAAATATCCGCCTACGTGCGCTTTACGCCCAGTAATTCCGAACAACGCTAGCCCCCTTCGTATTACCGCGGCTGCTGGCACGAAGTTAGCCGGGGCTTCTTCTCCGGATACCGTCATTATCTTCTCCGGTGAAAGAGCTTTACAATCCTAAGACCTTCATCACTCACGCGGCATGGCTGGATCAGGCTTGCGCCCATTGTCCAATATTCCCCACTGCTGCCTCCCGTAGGAGTTTGGGCCGTGTCTCAGTCCCAATGTGGCTGATCATCCTCTCAGACCAGCTATGGATCGTCGCCTTGGTAGGCCTTTACCCCACCAACTAGCTAATCCAACGCGGGCTCATCCATCCCCGATAAATCTTTCCCCCGAAGGGCGTATACGGTATTAGCTCCAGTTTCCCGGAGTTGTTCCGTAGGGATGGGTAGATTCCCACGCGTTACTCACCCGTCTGCCGCTCCCCTTGCGGGGCGCTCGACTTGCATGTGTTAAGCCTGCCGCCAGCGTTCGTTCTGAGCCAGGATCAAACTCTCAAGTTGAGAATCCAATCCGACTAATCACTCTTGTTCTGAATCGACGAGAACTCACTTTGATCTTTAACCGCATCACTGCGCCAAAAAACCAGGTGTTCTCTTGTTCAAAACGTGACCGTCATTTGTCTTCCAAAGGCGAAGCCCTAAAGCCCCACCCGCGAAAACCGCCGACCACGTTTCTCTTTCTTCTCATCTTCAATTGTCAAATAACAGACGCTTCAAAACCAAAAGGCCAAACCGTCAGAACTTCTCGAAACAGCAACACCCCAAGAGACCAAACCGAAACTCGGTCCCAACCAGCATGCGCCAATCAATCAGTGATTTCTGTAGAACGAAAGTCGTCGTCGCCAGCAGCGCCGCCGCCCTCGTTCAGTGAGCGGGTTATAGATCCCACAACACTTTCAAGTCAACAGGCTTGTTTTGGAAATCTTGAAAAATCGTACAAGCCATTGTTTACAATATTGAATCTCCGATTTCCGAGAATCCCGGGGCGTTAATATTCGTTAACCGCACTCTATATGGGGCTCCGTATCGGCCGAAGGATCGATCGACTTGCGCCAACTGCAATTCCTTCCATTCTTGTGCCGCCGCGGCAAAACATGCGATAGCAGAATGTCCCCGAAACTCTCTGGAAAGTGGTCCCCGTGCGCGTTCTCTCCGATGCCTTCATTCCCGAATTGCCGAACCCCTATCGCGGCAAGGTGCGCGAGAACTACGATCTGCCGGACGGCAGCCGCATCATCATTGCAACCGATCGCCTCAGCGCTTTCGACCGCATCCTCACCGCGATCCCCGACAAGGGGCATGTCCTGACCCAGACCGCGCGCTACTGGTTCGAGGCGACAAAGGACATCTGCCCCAACCATGTGATCGCCTATCCCGATCCGAATGTGGTGATCGGCAAGCGGCTCGACATCCTGCCGGTCGAGATCGTCGTGCGCGGTTATCTTGCCGGCACGACGGGCACGTCGCTGCTCACCCTCTATAAGAAGGGAGAGCGGACCATGTACGGGCTCGATCTTCCGGACGGCCTCAAGGACAACGAAATCCTGCCCGCCCCGGTCATCACGCCGACCAGCAAGGCCTTCGACGGCGGCCACGACGAACCCCTGACGCCGAGCGAGATCGTCGAGCAGGGACTTCTGACCGCCGCGCAGTGGGCGACCCTCTCCGGTTATGCGCTCGCGCTTTTTGCACGCGGCCAGCAACTGGCGGCGCAACGCGGCCTGATTCTCGTCGATACCAAATACGAGTTCGGCACCGATGCCGAGGGCACCATCATTCTTGCCGACGAGATCCATACGCCGGACAGCAGCCGCTACTGGATCGCCGACAGCTACGACGAGGCCTTCCGCAACGGCACGCGGCCGAAGAGTTTCGACAAGGATTTCATCCGCGCCTGGGTGGTCGAGCGTTGCGACCCCTATAAGGATGAGATCCCCGCGATCCCCGCCGAGCTCGTCGATGAGACCGCCAAGGTCTATCGCACGGCTTACGAGACGATCACCGGCGAGACTTTCGTGCCCGATACCAGCGGCGCGACCGTGCTCGACCGTATCCGCAGCAATCTGGCGCCCTATTTCAGCACGCGTTGAACAAATTGGCCGGAAAACCGATCCGGTATTGTAAAGAGGACAGAGTGCGCAGACCGAGACGCAAGGCGGAAGAAACCCGGGGCGATATCCTCAACACGGCAGAGACGCTCTTCCGTGAACGGGGGATTGCCAAGTGTTCGATCGCCGACGTCGCCCATGCGCTGCATATGTCGCCCGCCAACATCTTCAAGCATTTCCATTCCAAGGCATCGTTGGCGGATGCCATCTGCGACCGGCATATCAGCCGCATGATCGGCCGGTTCGAGACGCTCGACGAGCCGGCACCGGCGCCGGAGCGGCTGGCGATCGTCGTCCGCAAGCTGATGGAGGCACATCTCCAGGACCTCCGCGACAATCCCTTCCTGTTCGAGATGATTTTCCTGATGTCGGAGGCGGATCTCCCCAGCGGCCAGCATTACAAGCGGCTGATCGAGAACCTGTTCACCGATCTGATACGGCAGGGTGTCGAAAGCGGCGCCTACAAATGTACCGACCCGCAGGCGATCAGCCAGCATGTAGCGGCCGCCTTTGCGAGCGTGCTCCATCCGGTCCTTCTGGCCAAGGCCGGTGAGGCGGAATTGCATGACCGCTGCAATGGCCTTGCCAGACTTGTGAATGCTGCGCTGCAAAATCCGCTTGCCAAGTGACGGTTTTATATTTACGTCACTTTCGCGAACCTGGAACGCTGGTCGAACTTCCGTTTTCGACCACCACTGTTCCGACCGCCTGAGACGGGTTAATCTCCCCGTCTTCCGCCCCGGCACATCCCGCTTGCCGAGGCGATCGCCCAGATGTTTTGCCTTGGATGACGCCATGACCGGACGCAAACTGATACTTTCCCTGCTTCTTTCCGCAGCACTCGCTGCCTGCAGCGATTCGGGCCAGACGCCGGCCGGCAACGGTGCGGCTGGCGGCGCGCCGCAACGCCCGCCGCAGCCGGTCAGCGTGGTGATCATGAAGAAGTCCGAGCAGCCGATCACGGCCGTCCTGCCGGGCCGGGCGGCACCCTTCCAGATTGCCGACATCCGCCCGCGCGTCACCGGGGAGATCAAGGAGATCGCCTTCAAGCAGGGCAACGAGGTCAAGGCCGGAGACCTTCTCTACAAGATCGAGGACAGCACCTATGCGGCCGAGGTCGCCCAGGCGAAGGCGACCGTCTCGAAGGCGGAAGCCAGTATCCCGAGCGCCCAGGCGAACCTCTCCCGCTATGAGCGGCTGGTCAACAGCGGTGCGACGCAGATCGAATATGAGAGCGCGCGGGTGACGCTTCTTCAGGCCCAGGCGGATGTGGCTCAGGCCAATGCCGCGCTCAATGCCGCCCAGATCAATCTCGACCTGACCGAAATCCGTGCGCCCTTCGACGGCGTCACGTCGATCTCCAATGTCAGCATCGGCAATATCGTTACCGCCAACCAGACAACGGCGCTGACGACGCTCCGCCGCCTCGATCCGGTCTATATCGACCTCATCGATTCCAGCACCAATCTTCTTGAGCTGCGCTCGGCCATGGCTTCCGGCCGCTTGAGCGGCGATCCGCGCAAGGCGGATATCCGCCTTGCTCTGGAAGACGGGACGGACTATCCCATGACCGGCAAGCTCGACATGGCCGACATGGCCGTCAGCGAAACCACCGGCACCTATCAGATCCGCGCGCTGTTCGATAACCCCAACGACATGATCCTGCCGGGCACTTATGTGCGCGCCACGGTCACCCTCGGCAACGAGAGCGGCTACCTGATCCCGCAGCGCGCCGCGACGCGCAATGCCCGCGGAGAACTTTCCGCCAAGTTCGTCACGGCGGACGGCAAGGTCGAGACCCGCATCTTCCCGGCCAGCAGCGTTTCCGGCAACAACTGGCTGGTTACGCAGGGTGTAACCGATGGCGATCGCCTGGTCGTCGACGGCTTCCAGTGGATCGCCGATGGCGCCACGGTTCAACCGGTCGAGGCGACCATCAACGACAAGGGTTTTGTCGTCGAGGCGCCGAAACCAGCCGCGGCAAAGCCGTGAAGGCCCTGAGCGGAACCGATCATGACGAAACGCGGCAAGGAATAATCTGAATGGCCAAGTTCTTTATCCGGCGACCGGTATTCGCCTGGGTCATCGCGATCGTCATTATGCTCGGCGGCGCGCTCGCCATCGCGACGCTCTCGATCTCGCAATATCCCGACATCGCGCCGACCACGGTCAGGATCACGGCAAGCTACAACGGCGCAAGCGCGGAAACCGTCGAGAAATCGGTTACGACGATCGTCGAGGACGGCATGACCGGCCTCGACGACCTCACCTATATGACCTCGTCCTCCTCGACCGGCCGCGCCACCGTCACGCTGACCTTCGGCAGCAGCGTCCTTCCGGACATCGCCCAGGTGCAGGTGCAGAACAAGCTGCAGCTGGTGCAATCGCAGCTTCCCGATGTCGTGCAGCAGGCGGGTCTCGAGGTCGCCCGTTCGACCTCGAGCATCCTGATGGTCGGCGCCCTGGTTTCGACCGACAAGAAGCGAAGCTCCGTCGATCTCGGCGACCTGTTTTCCACGCAGATCGAGGATCAGGTCAAGCGCCTGGAAGGCGTCGGCAGCATCGATATCTTCGGGTCCGGTTACGCAATGCGGGTCTGGCTCGATCCCTACAAGCTGCAGAAATACCAGCTGACGCCCGCGGATGTGACGTCCGCGATCCAATCCCAGAACACCCAGGTTTCGGTCGGCGCGCTCGGCGGTCTTCCGGCCAAGGCGGAGCAGCAGCTCACGGTCACCATGACCGCGCAAAGCCAGCTGACGACGGTCGACGATTTCGAGCGGATCATCCTCAAGGTCGAACAGGACGGCGCGACGGTGCGGCTCAGCGATGTCGCCCGCGTCGAGATCGGCGAAGAGAGTTATGGCGGCGGCTCCCGCCAGAACGGCCTGCCGTCCACGGGTTTCGCCGTGAACCTCGCGACCGGCGCCAACGCTCTCGATACCGCCGCACGCGTCAGGGAGGCGCTGACCGACATTGGACCCCATCTTCCAGACGGCGTGGAGATCACCTATCCCTACGACACGACGCCCTTCGTGCAGCTTTCGATCGAAAAGGTCGTCCACACGCTCATCGAAGCAATCATCCTGGTTTTCGTCGTCCTGCTCGTCTTCCTGCAAAATCTGCGTGCAACGCTGATCCCGATGATTGCGGTGCCCGTCGTCCTGCTCGGCACGTTCGGGGTCCTGGCGATAACCGGATATTCCATCAACACCCTGACGATGTTCGCCATGGTTCTGGCGATCGGCCTTCTCGTCGACGATGCCATCGTCGTCGTCGAGAACGTCGAGCGCATCATGGACGAAGAGGGCTTGAGTCCGCTCGAAGCGACCGAAAAGTCCATGGGCGAGATCACCGGCGCCATCATCGGCATCGCGCTCGTCCTGACGGCGGTGTTTATCCCGATGGCCTTTTTCGGCGGCTCGACCGGCATCATCTACCGCCAGTTCTCGATCACCATCGTGTCCGCCATGCTGCTTTCCGCTCTGGTCGCCATCGTGCTGACGCCGGCGCTTTGCGCCACCATGCTGAAGCCGATCGACCATCACAAGAAACGTCGCGGTATCGGCGCCCTGTTCAACCGTGGCTTCGAGCGTTCCACGAGCGGGTACGTCAGCACCATCGGTTATCTCCTGAAGCGCCCGTTCCGTGTGATGCTGGTGTTCCTGCTGGTGATCGGCGGCTGCGCCTGGCTTTTCACCAAGCTGCCGAATTCCTTCCTTCCGCAGGAAGACCAGGGCGTTCTGCTGACCATTATCCAGACGCCCGTCGGCGCCACCACGCCCCGCACCGACGAAGCGGTCAAGAAGGTCGAGGCCTATTTCCTCGAAAAGGAAAAGGACAATGTGGATGCTGTATTCGGCGTCCTCGGCTTCAGCTTCAGCGGAAGCGGCCAGAACAACGCGATCGTCTTCACCAAGCTCAAGGATTTCGCCGAGCGAACCAGGCCGGAGCAGTCCGCCGCAGCTATCGTCCAGCGGGCGAGCGGCTATTTTTTCACCATCCGCGACGCGCAGGTCTTCGCGCTGCTGCCGCCGGCCATCCAGGGACTGGGCACGTCGAGCGGCTTCTCCATGTACCTGGTCGACAGCGGCAACAACGGCAATGCGGCGCTGACCACGGCATCGCAGCAGCTCATCCAGGCCGGCACCGGCAATCCCAACATCAGTTCGCTGCGCAGCAGCACCCAGCGGTCCGAAACCCAGCTCAAGATCCTGCTCGACCAGGAAAAGCTGGGCGCGATGGGCGTCGACCTCGCTTCGGTCAACTCGATGCTGGCGACCATCTTCGCCGGGCGCGACGTCAACGACTTCACCCTCAACAACGAGCTGAAGCCGGTCTATGTCCAGGGCGATGCGCCCTACCGTATGCAGCCGGACGACCTGAAACACTGGTTCGCCCGCAACAATAGCGGCGAGATGGTACCCTTCTCCTCCTTCAGCACCGTCCAGTGGATCAACGGCACGCCGCAACTTGCGCGCTTCAACGGCACCAGCGCCATTCCTTTCGACGGCGCGGCGGGTCCTGGCGTCAGCACCGGCCAGGCCATGGACGAGATGCAGAGGCTGACATCCGCACTGCCTGGCGGTTATTCGGTGGCCTGGCAGGGCATTTCCTATCAGGAACGGCTGTCCGGCTCCCAGGCGCCGATGCTTTATGCGCTATCGGTCCTGATCGTCTTCCTCTGCCTTGCGGCACTTTATGAAAGCTGGTCGATCCCGTTCTCGGTCATATTGGCCGTGCCGATCGGCGTGCTCGGTGCGCTTTCCGCCGCGTATTTCTTCGGCCAGTCGAACGACGTCTACTTCAAGGTCGGGCTTCTGACGACGATCGGCCTGGCGGCGAAGAACGCCATTCTGATCGTCGAATTCGCCAAGGATCGTCAGGTAGGCGGGAAGAGCCTGATCGAGGCGACCCTTGAGGCAGCACGCCTGCGCCTGAGGCCGATCGTCATGACATCCCTCGCTTTCATCCTCGGCGTCGTGCCGCTGGCGATCGCAACCGGCGCCGGATCTGCCGCGCAGAACGCCATCGGCATCGGCGTGCTGGGTGGTATGCTTTCTGCAACACTTCTCGGAATTTTCTTCGTTCCGTCCTTCTTTGTTGTCGTTAGACGGTTATCAAAGCGTGAAAAAGAGTAGGATGACGATTACGTTCGTTAACGTATTCGACCTTTAATGCCGTCAGAAGCTGTACGAATC
It encodes:
- a CDS encoding phosphoribosylaminoimidazolesuccinocarboxamide synthase, producing MRVLSDAFIPELPNPYRGKVRENYDLPDGSRIIIATDRLSAFDRILTAIPDKGHVLTQTARYWFEATKDICPNHVIAYPDPNVVIGKRLDILPVEIVVRGYLAGTTGTSLLTLYKKGERTMYGLDLPDGLKDNEILPAPVITPTSKAFDGGHDEPLTPSEIVEQGLLTAAQWATLSGYALALFARGQQLAAQRGLILVDTKYEFGTDAEGTIILADEIHTPDSSRYWIADSYDEAFRNGTRPKSFDKDFIRAWVVERCDPYKDEIPAIPAELVDETAKVYRTAYETITGETFVPDTSGATVLDRIRSNLAPYFSTR
- a CDS encoding TetR family transcriptional regulator, with the protein product MRRPRRKAEETRGDILNTAETLFRERGIAKCSIADVAHALHMSPANIFKHFHSKASLADAICDRHISRMIGRFETLDEPAPAPERLAIVVRKLMEAHLQDLRDNPFLFEMIFLMSEADLPSGQHYKRLIENLFTDLIRQGVESGAYKCTDPQAISQHVAAAFASVLHPVLLAKAGEAELHDRCNGLARLVNAALQNPLAK
- a CDS encoding efflux RND transporter periplasmic adaptor subunit; the encoded protein is MTGRKLILSLLLSAALAACSDSGQTPAGNGAAGGAPQRPPQPVSVVIMKKSEQPITAVLPGRAAPFQIADIRPRVTGEIKEIAFKQGNEVKAGDLLYKIEDSTYAAEVAQAKATVSKAEASIPSAQANLSRYERLVNSGATQIEYESARVTLLQAQADVAQANAALNAAQINLDLTEIRAPFDGVTSISNVSIGNIVTANQTTALTTLRRLDPVYIDLIDSSTNLLELRSAMASGRLSGDPRKADIRLALEDGTDYPMTGKLDMADMAVSETTGTYQIRALFDNPNDMILPGTYVRATVTLGNESGYLIPQRAATRNARGELSAKFVTADGKVETRIFPASSVSGNNWLVTQGVTDGDRLVVDGFQWIADGATVQPVEATINDKGFVVEAPKPAAAKP
- a CDS encoding efflux RND transporter permease subunit, which translates into the protein MAKFFIRRPVFAWVIAIVIMLGGALAIATLSISQYPDIAPTTVRITASYNGASAETVEKSVTTIVEDGMTGLDDLTYMTSSSSTGRATVTLTFGSSVLPDIAQVQVQNKLQLVQSQLPDVVQQAGLEVARSTSSILMVGALVSTDKKRSSVDLGDLFSTQIEDQVKRLEGVGSIDIFGSGYAMRVWLDPYKLQKYQLTPADVTSAIQSQNTQVSVGALGGLPAKAEQQLTVTMTAQSQLTTVDDFERIILKVEQDGATVRLSDVARVEIGEESYGGGSRQNGLPSTGFAVNLATGANALDTAARVREALTDIGPHLPDGVEITYPYDTTPFVQLSIEKVVHTLIEAIILVFVVLLVFLQNLRATLIPMIAVPVVLLGTFGVLAITGYSINTLTMFAMVLAIGLLVDDAIVVVENVERIMDEEGLSPLEATEKSMGEITGAIIGIALVLTAVFIPMAFFGGSTGIIYRQFSITIVSAMLLSALVAIVLTPALCATMLKPIDHHKKRRGIGALFNRGFERSTSGYVSTIGYLLKRPFRVMLVFLLVIGGCAWLFTKLPNSFLPQEDQGVLLTIIQTPVGATTPRTDEAVKKVEAYFLEKEKDNVDAVFGVLGFSFSGSGQNNAIVFTKLKDFAERTRPEQSAAAIVQRASGYFFTIRDAQVFALLPPAIQGLGTSSGFSMYLVDSGNNGNAALTTASQQLIQAGTGNPNISSLRSSTQRSETQLKILLDQEKLGAMGVDLASVNSMLATIFAGRDVNDFTLNNELKPVYVQGDAPYRMQPDDLKHWFARNNSGEMVPFSSFSTVQWINGTPQLARFNGTSAIPFDGAAGPGVSTGQAMDEMQRLTSALPGGYSVAWQGISYQERLSGSQAPMLYALSVLIVFLCLAALYESWSIPFSVILAVPIGVLGALSAAYFFGQSNDVYFKVGLLTTIGLAAKNAILIVEFAKDRQVGGKSLIEATLEAARLRLRPIVMTSLAFILGVVPLAIATGAGSAAQNAIGIGVLGGMLSATLLGIFFVPSFFVVVRRLSKREKE